One window of Candidatus Regiella endosymbiont of Tuberolachnus salignus genomic DNA carries:
- a CDS encoding YebC/PmpR family DNA-binding transcriptional regulator, whose protein sequence is MAGHSKWANTKHRKAAQDAKRGKIFTKIIRELVTAARLGGGDPAANPRLRAAIDKALSNNMTRDTLNRAVARGVGNDEENNMETILYEGYAPGGIAVMVECLSDNRNRTVSEVRHAFTKTGGNLGTDGSVSYLFNKKGVISYAPGLEEEKMMDCALAVGAADIEVYDDGAIDVFTTPETFGAVKDALDAEGFIAQQAEVALIPAITVDLDAATAPKLLRLIDMLEESDDVQEVYHNGEISDEVAATL, encoded by the coding sequence ATGGCCGGTCATAGCAAATGGGCGAATACCAAACACCGTAAGGCAGCCCAAGATGCAAAACGTGGAAAAATTTTCACCAAAATTATTCGTGAGCTCGTGACTGCGGCTAGACTCGGCGGCGGTGATCCGGCGGCTAATCCTCGTTTGCGCGCGGCGATTGATAAAGCATTATCCAATAATATGACCCGCGATACACTGAATCGAGCCGTTGCTCGCGGGGTGGGTAATGACGAAGAAAATAATATGGAAACCATCCTTTATGAAGGCTACGCCCCTGGAGGGATAGCGGTGATGGTTGAATGTTTAAGCGATAACCGTAATCGTACGGTATCGGAAGTCCGTCATGCTTTCACTAAAACGGGGGGTAATTTGGGTACAGACGGCTCGGTATCTTATCTATTCAACAAAAAAGGCGTTATTAGTTATGCTCCAGGTCTGGAAGAAGAAAAGATGATGGACTGCGCATTAGCCGTGGGTGCTGCTGATATTGAAGTTTATGACGACGGTGCTATTGATGTTTTCACCACCCCGGAAACGTTTGGCGCGGTGAAGGACGCCTTAGATGCCGAGGGTTTTATCGCACAACAGGCTGAAGTTGCTTTGATTCCTGCTATCACAGTTGATTTAGATGCAGCAACGGCGCCCAAATTATTACGGTTAATCGATATGCTAGAAGAATCAGACGATGTGCAAGAGGTTTATCACAATGGTGAAATCTCTGATGAAGTGGCCGCTACCTTATAA